One Cotesia glomerata isolate CgM1 linkage group LG8, MPM_Cglom_v2.3, whole genome shotgun sequence genomic window carries:
- the LOC123270547 gene encoding bone morphogenetic protein 7-like isoform X1, translating into MDFYKFLKDDNMINFKPSKKETRSGPSYLMSAYSQTIDKILDMNFINYQLTPQELMKINNSDTVASFLAKKLHKSHKKNKVTQAMIFDAEVIQDQPLMKADLRLFRDKSRIFDSYRVWRFNLTVYMADSSGERKKYFYVDSKMVDPEFEGWIVFNVTESFQKWRKHDESNDGFRIIGRIKKNYFKKYIAVNPDFLGIVGLDGDPDKHPFALGHYHGLVDSFLDFDYQYLYQKRLSREANIHDYDYEEMYVDFNSLGVYDKMIYPGKRSRCKIREVNLNFKDISMEFIVAPVEIPLNDCLGQCSYPFDQRANATDHAILKSRESIYEVSRLQKPGCTPIKYEDRTLLYYFSDSVFIKRAFKNMTAIECGCR; encoded by the coding sequence atggatttttataaatttctgaaAGACGACAACATGATAAATTTCAAACCAAGTAAAAAAGAGACTCGCTCGGGTCCTTCGTACTTGATGAGTGCCTACTCGCAGACGATTGACAAAATACTGGACATGAACTTCATAAATTACCAGTTAACGCCGCAGGAATTGATGAAGATCAACAACAGCGACACAGTGGCCAGTTTCTTGGCGAAGAAATTGCACAAAAGTCACAAGAAGAATAAAGTTACCCAGGCGATGATCTTCGACGCCGAGGTTATACAAGACCAGCCGTTGATGAAAGCAGACTTAAGGTTGTTTCGGGACAAGTCCAGGATTTTCGACAGTTATCGGGTTTGGAGGTTCAACCTGACTGTTTACATGGCAGACTCTAGCGGCGAACGTAAGAAATACTTTTATGTTGATTCAAAGATGGTTGACCCGGAGTTCGAAGGGTGGATAGTCTTCAACGTCACCGAGAGTTTCCAAAAGTGGAGGAAGCATGACGAGTCTAATGACGGCTTCAGGATTATCGGGAGGATCAAGAAGAATTATTTCAAGAAGTATATTGCGGTTAATCCTGATTTTTTGGGCATTGTGGGACTTGATGGAGACCCGGACAAACATCCTTTTGCGCTTGGACACTATCACGGCTTGGTTGACAGCTTCTTGGATTTTGATTACCAATATCTTTATCAGAAGAGACTTTCTAGGGAAGCGAATATTcatgattatgattatgaagAAATGTACGTTGATTTCAACTCGCTTGGTGTATATGACAAGATGATTTATCCTGGGAAGAGATCAAGGTGCAAGATCAGGGAGGTTAATCTAAACTTTAAGGATATCAGTATGGAATTTATTGTGGCTCCTGTGGAGATTCCCTTGAATGATTGTCTTGGACAGTGCAGTTATCCTTTTGATCAACGAGCTAATGCTACTGATCATGCTATCTTGAAGTCGCGGGAAAGTATTTATGAAGTTTCCAGGTTGCAAAAACCTGGTTGTACGCCGATTAAGTAT